A portion of the Ricinus communis isolate WT05 ecotype wild-type chromosome 10, ASM1957865v1, whole genome shotgun sequence genome contains these proteins:
- the LOC8283045 gene encoding bark storage protein A isoform X1 yields the protein MQILADNFKLRGIINFGSAGATNETLSIGSVFVPSLITFSGTWEWLSMNSSYIGQLQFGQFNYPKNGENLLGSVKYGLIDVYENGRLGVRQYIPDSQSWLRIASRIEEVDSADVVIGLKSSSSDIFVNNPAYREFLYKTFGVSTVDTSSAAVGLAAKSYGLDFIVFRGVSNYAGAGDSAQSASELANANAVKAVTRFIWLATVPRSGI from the exons ATGCAAATCCTTGCTGACAACTTCAAACTTCGAGGGATTATTAACTTTGGCAGTGCTGGAGCCACTAACGAAACATTGAGCATTGGGAGTGTTTTTGTTCCAAGCCTTATTACTTTTTCAGGAACTTGGGAATGGctg AGCATGAACTCCTCCTATATAGGACAGCTCCAGTTCGGACAATTCAATTATccaaaaaatggtgaaaactTGCTGGGAAGTGTAAAGTACGGACTAATAGACGTGTACGAAAATGGAAGACTAGGGGTGCGACAATACATTCCAGATAGCCAAAGCTGGCTACGGATTGCCTCTAGAATTGAG GAGGTGGACTCCGCAGATGTTGTCATCGGATTGAAGTCTTCGAGTtctgatatatttgtcaacaacCCAGCATACAGAGAGTTCCTTTACAAGACTTTCGGGGTTTCAACTGTTGACACAAGCAGCGCTGCTGTTGGATTG GCGGCAAAGTCATATGGTCTGGACTTCATTGTGTTTCGTGGAGTATCAAACTATGCAGGAGCTGGGGATTCAGCCCAGAGCGCTAGTGAATTGGCCAATGCAAATGCCGTCAAAGCTGTAACTCGATTCATTTGGCTGGCAACTGTGCCCCGTTCAGGCATCTAA
- the LOC8283045 gene encoding bark storage protein A isoform X2 codes for MELMLCMLELPPIHHAGATNETLSIGSVFVPSLITFSGTWEWLSMNSSYIGQLQFGQFNYPKNGENLLGSVKYGLIDVYENGRLGVRQYIPDSQSWLRIASRIEEVDSADVVIGLKSSSSDIFVNNPAYREFLYKTFGVSTVDTSSAAVGLAAKSYGLDFIVFRGVSNYAGAGDSAQSASELANANAVKAVTRFIWLATVPRSGI; via the exons ATGGAGCTAATGTTGTGTATGTTAGAACTTCCACCAATCCATCA TGCTGGAGCCACTAACGAAACATTGAGCATTGGGAGTGTTTTTGTTCCAAGCCTTATTACTTTTTCAGGAACTTGGGAATGGctg AGCATGAACTCCTCCTATATAGGACAGCTCCAGTTCGGACAATTCAATTATccaaaaaatggtgaaaactTGCTGGGAAGTGTAAAGTACGGACTAATAGACGTGTACGAAAATGGAAGACTAGGGGTGCGACAATACATTCCAGATAGCCAAAGCTGGCTACGGATTGCCTCTAGAATTGAG GAGGTGGACTCCGCAGATGTTGTCATCGGATTGAAGTCTTCGAGTtctgatatatttgtcaacaacCCAGCATACAGAGAGTTCCTTTACAAGACTTTCGGGGTTTCAACTGTTGACACAAGCAGCGCTGCTGTTGGATTG GCGGCAAAGTCATATGGTCTGGACTTCATTGTGTTTCGTGGAGTATCAAACTATGCAGGAGCTGGGGATTCAGCCCAGAGCGCTAGTGAATTGGCCAATGCAAATGCCGTCAAAGCTGTAACTCGATTCATTTGGCTGGCAACTGTGCCCCGTTCAGGCATCTAA